One window from the genome of Pseudonocardia hierapolitana encodes:
- a CDS encoding DinB family protein produces the protein MSVLGSAGLPPLAGEDHVCADCAMSYAGTGLEAAVRALHSVPADVRGAALAVPDAHRRVRPDPATWSVVEYACHVRDVFASFTIRLHRISTEDVPALEPMFADLRVVRFRYNDADLDAVLAELDVHVAGFLDEIAATTGWDRTATRRPGELRTARWLVRHGLHEARHHTNDIAAVGRAVAGS, from the coding sequence ATGAGCGTGCTCGGATCCGCGGGCCTGCCGCCGCTCGCAGGCGAGGACCACGTCTGCGCGGACTGTGCGATGTCCTACGCAGGCACCGGCCTCGAGGCGGCCGTGCGCGCGCTGCACTCGGTTCCGGCCGACGTCCGGGGCGCCGCGCTCGCCGTGCCCGACGCGCACCGGCGGGTGCGCCCGGATCCGGCGACCTGGTCGGTGGTGGAGTACGCCTGCCACGTCCGGGACGTGTTCGCCTCGTTCACGATCCGGTTGCACCGCATCAGCACCGAGGACGTGCCGGCGCTGGAACCGATGTTCGCCGACCTGCGGGTCGTGCGGTTCCGCTACAACGACGCCGACCTCGACGCGGTGCTGGCCGAGCTGGACGTGCACGTCGCCGGGTTCCTGGACGAGATCGCGGCGACCACCGGCTGGGACCGCACCGCCACCCGGCGACCCGGCGAGCTGCGCACCGCGCGCTGGCTGGTGCGCCACGGCCTGCACGAGGCCCGG
- a CDS encoding TAXI family TRAP transporter solute-binding subunit — protein sequence MVVTTQRRSLAVFAAAGALLLAACGGGETAAPGADRSLSIATGGTGGVYYPYGGGMATVLSEKLGVTATAQETNASVDNVLLVQDGGADIAFALGDTVADAVGGKAQFEGREITICTLGKLYNNFTQTVTTSGTGIRTVADLRGKRVSVGSPGSGTEVIALRILEAAGINPETDIQRSQLGAGETAQALRDGTIDAGFWSGGLPTGALVDLATTGQMVVIPTGEYADELASTFGPYYISEDIPANTYQGQAEPSPQVVVPNVLIVRSDMPQQLQQDITRTIFESKAQLAAVHPAANDLDPATAGDVGFVEVCPGAKAYFDQATG from the coding sequence ATGGTCGTCACCACCCAGCGTCGGAGCCTGGCCGTCTTCGCCGCCGCGGGAGCGCTGCTCCTCGCCGCGTGCGGTGGTGGGGAGACCGCGGCTCCGGGCGCGGACAGGTCGCTGTCCATCGCCACCGGGGGAACCGGCGGCGTCTACTACCCGTACGGCGGCGGCATGGCCACCGTGCTCTCGGAGAAGCTCGGCGTCACGGCCACCGCCCAGGAGACCAACGCGTCGGTCGACAACGTGCTGCTGGTGCAGGACGGCGGGGCCGACATCGCCTTCGCGCTCGGCGACACGGTGGCCGACGCGGTGGGTGGCAAGGCCCAGTTCGAGGGCCGCGAGATCACCATCTGCACGCTCGGCAAGCTCTACAACAACTTCACCCAGACCGTCACCACGAGCGGCACCGGCATCCGCACCGTCGCGGACCTGCGCGGGAAACGGGTGTCGGTCGGCTCGCCCGGCTCGGGCACCGAGGTGATCGCGCTGCGGATCCTGGAGGCGGCCGGGATCAACCCCGAGACCGACATCCAGCGCAGCCAGCTCGGTGCCGGCGAGACCGCACAGGCCCTGCGCGACGGCACGATCGACGCCGGCTTCTGGTCCGGCGGCCTGCCCACCGGAGCGCTGGTCGACCTGGCGACGACCGGCCAGATGGTGGTGATCCCGACCGGGGAGTACGCGGACGAGCTGGCCTCGACGTTCGGTCCGTACTACATCAGCGAGGACATCCCGGCGAACACGTACCAGGGCCAGGCGGAACCCAGCCCGCAGGTCGTGGTGCCGAACGTGCTGATCGTGCGCTCCGACATGCCGCAGCAGCTGCAGCAGGACATCACGCGCACGATCTTCGAGAGCAAGGCGCAGCTCGCGGCCGTGCACCCGGCCGCCAACGACCTCGACCCGGCCACGGCGGGCGACGTCGGGTTCGTCGAGGTGTGCCCCGGTGCGAAGGCCTACTTCGATCAGGCCACGGGCTGA
- a CDS encoding aldo/keto reductase: MTAGTTRLGIGLAAVARPAYITSGRATDLGPHRGVSDLRARTEAVLDAAYAAGIRYIDVARSYGRAEEFLAGWLAHHPEVDDVEIGSKWGYRYVGEWRLDAPVHEVKDHSLAAFTEQLAETAALLGPRLAVYHVHSATLDSGALDDAALHRALAGLRDRGVRVGLSTSGPAQADAVRRALDIRVGGAPLFTSVQSTWNVLEPSVGPALAEAAHAGARVIVKEAVANGRLTPGAPDAPPRAVALAAELGVSLDQLAIAAALAQPWTWCVLSGAVDPAQVASNAASTGVSLPARVLTELEALAQAPATYWSARSARAWS; the protein is encoded by the coding sequence GTGACGGCCGGTACCACGCGATTGGGCATCGGTCTCGCCGCCGTCGCCCGCCCCGCCTACATCACCTCGGGCCGGGCCACCGACCTCGGCCCGCACCGCGGCGTCTCCGACCTGCGGGCCCGCACCGAGGCCGTCCTCGACGCCGCGTACGCCGCCGGCATCCGCTACATCGACGTGGCCCGCTCCTACGGGCGGGCGGAGGAGTTCCTCGCCGGCTGGCTGGCCCACCACCCGGAGGTCGACGACGTCGAGATCGGGTCGAAGTGGGGTTACCGGTACGTGGGCGAGTGGCGGCTCGACGCGCCCGTGCACGAGGTCAAGGACCACTCGCTCGCGGCCTTCACCGAGCAGCTCGCCGAGACCGCGGCACTGCTCGGACCGCGTCTGGCGGTCTACCACGTGCACTCCGCCACGCTCGACAGCGGCGCGCTCGACGACGCGGCCCTGCACCGGGCGCTCGCCGGGCTGCGCGACCGCGGGGTGCGGGTCGGCCTGTCCACCTCCGGTCCCGCGCAGGCCGACGCCGTGCGCCGGGCGCTCGACATCCGGGTCGGCGGGGCACCGCTGTTCACCTCGGTGCAGTCCACGTGGAACGTGCTGGAGCCCTCGGTCGGTCCCGCGCTCGCCGAGGCCGCCCACGCAGGCGCCCGGGTGATCGTCAAGGAGGCCGTCGCGAACGGGCGCCTCACACCCGGAGCTCCCGACGCGCCTCCCCGCGCGGTGGCGCTCGCCGCGGAGCTGGGTGTGTCACTGGACCAACTCGCGATCGCCGCCGCGCTCGCCCAGCCCTGGACGTGGTGCGTGCTCTCCGGGGCGGTCGATCCGGCACAGGTCGCGAGCAACGCGGCATCCACCGGGGTATCCCTCCCCGCACGGGTGCTGACCGAACTGGAGGCACTGGCGCAGGCCCCGGCCACGTACTGGTCGGCCCGCTCGGCCCGCGCCTGGAGCTGA